In Altererythrobacter rubellus, the following are encoded in one genomic region:
- the fabA gene encoding bifunctional 3-hydroxydecanoyl-ACP dehydratase/trans-2-decenoyl-ACP isomerase yields MTDFPTSFDKEDLLKCSRGELFGPGNAQLPAPPMLMMDRITQISGEGGLDGKGHVVAEFDITPELWFFDCHFPGNPIMPGCLGLDGLWQLTGFNLGWRGWKGRGYALGVGEVKLTGMVRPDRKMLTYYVDFTKAVQTRRLTMGVADGRVEADGETIYQVKDMKVALSEA; encoded by the coding sequence ATGACCGATTTTCCAACCAGTTTTGACAAAGAAGATCTGTTGAAATGCTCACGCGGTGAGTTGTTTGGTCCAGGCAATGCACAATTGCCGGCCCCACCAATGCTGATGATGGACCGGATCACCCAAATCTCCGGCGAAGGCGGCCTTGATGGCAAAGGTCATGTGGTGGCAGAATTTGATATCACACCAGAGCTTTGGTTCTTCGATTGTCACTTTCCCGGAAACCCGATCATGCCAGGCTGTTTGGGGCTGGATGGACTTTGGCAGCTGACAGGCTTCAACCTTGGATGGCGCGGTTGGAAAGGGCGCGGCTATGCGCTTGGTGTGGGTGAAGTGAAGCTGACCGGCATGGTGCGGCCTGACCGAAAGATGCTCACCTATTACGTCGACTTTACCAAGGCTGTTCAAACCCGCCGTTTGACCATGGGGGTCGCTGATGGACGCGTCGAAGCCGATGGTGAGACCATCTATCAAGTAAAAGATATGAAAGTTGCTCTCTCTGAAGCCTGA